One segment of Trypanosoma brucei brucei TREU927 chromosome 8, complete sequence DNA contains the following:
- a CDS encoding tyrosyl/methionyl-tRNA synthetase, putative has product MEGPFLSRSIQYVERWLAEIVATKGTRAAATGSSEKAVAQKRGKATATAAAETGATSMSKCRFVVGRVNSVRPHPESQKLYIEEIDLGEEGGKCRTILSGLQEYVKQEDFLNRLVLVIANLEPRKIGGIPSEGMVLCASCNDEGSRSVVLLDVPEGTPVGERILFEGHEGPYEPVLKKKLAKHFEEVAAELRTNDKGEVVWRDMPFRTSCGIITASIPNGSVS; this is encoded by the coding sequence ATGGAAGGTCCTTTCCTCAGCCGCTCCATTCAATACGTGGAGCGGTGGCTCGCTGAGATTGTGGCAACCAAAGGCACACGAGCAGCGGCAACAGGAAGCAGCGAGAAAGCCGTGGCGCAAAAGCGAGGGAAGGCGACTGCCACTGCGGCTGCTGAAACGGGTGCCACTAGTATGTCAAAGTGTCGTTTTGTTGTCGGCAGGGTGAATAGCGTCCGCCCGCATCCCGAGAGTCAAAAACTTTACATTGAGGAGATCGACTtgggagaggaggggggaaaatgcCGCACCATCCTCAGCGGTTTGCAGGAATACGTCAAGCAAGAAGATTTTCTCAACCGCCTTGTGCTCGTCATCGCCAACCTTGAGCCACGGAAGATTGGTGGTATACCATCGGAGGGAATGGTCCTCTGCGCCTCATGCAATGATGAGGGCTCGCGGTCAGTTGTGTTGCTGGACGTACCTGAGGGGACGCCGGTTGGTGAGCGCATTTTGTTTGAAGGTCATGAGGGGCCATACGAGCCCGTactgaaaaagaaactcGCCAAACACTTCGAGGAGGTGGCAGCAGAACTGCGCACAAACGATAAGGGTGAAGTGGTATGGCGTGACATGCCATTTCGGACGAGTTGTGGGATCATCACGGCAAGCATCCCCAACGGTAGCGTTTCATAG